DNA from Campylobacter sp. RM5004:
ATATTAGATTATTTGCTTCTATGAGTGTTTTAGAAAATGTATTAATAGGCTTAAATCAAAGTATAAATTATAATATTTTTGAAGCTTTTTTACATTTTGCAAGATACAAAAAAGAAGAAAAAAGAGCAAAAGAAGAAGCATATCACATTTTAGATGAGCTTAAAATCTCTCATCTAGCAAATGCAAAATCAACAGAATTAAGCTATGGAGAGCAAAGAAAGCTTGAGATTGCAAGAGCGTTAGCTTTAAAGCCAAAATTATTATTATTAGATGAGCCTGCTGCTGGAATGAATGGGGCTGAGAGCATTGAGCTTGCAGAGATTATTTGTAAGCTAAAGCAAGAGCTTAGTATAGTATTAATTGAGCATGATATGAAGTTTGTAAATAGCTTGTGCGATAGAGTTTTAGTGCTTGATTATGGCAAGAGTATTTTTCTAGGAAAGCCAAGTGATGCTGTGCAAGATAGTGAAGTTATAAAAGCTTATTTAGGAGATTTTTAATGCTAAGGGTAAAAAATTTAAGCGTTCATTACGGACTTATTAAAGCTGTTGATGATATAAGTTTTCATATTAATTCAGGCGAAATTGTAAGTATAGTAGGAAGCAATGGAGCAGGTAAAACAAGCACTTTAAATGCGATTTTAAACATTCCAAAAAGAAGTGGAGAAATCAATTTCTTAGGCTATGAAATAGAGCGTCACAAAACCCACACTCTAGTTCAAAAAGGCATAAGTTTAGTTCCTGAAGGAAGAAAAATTTTCGCAAATCTTAACATAGAAGATAATCTTAAAATGGGTGCATTTTATAATGCGGATAATTACGAGCATTTAAAAGAGCAAATGTATAGATTATTCCCACGCCTAAAGCAAAAAAATAATACTCTAGCAAGAAATCTAAGCGGCGGAGAAGCCCAAATGTTAGCAATCTCAAGGGCTTTAATGGGAGAGCCAAAACTACTTATGCTAGATGAACCAAGCTTAGGGCTTGCGCCTAAGATAGTTGGAGAAGTTTTTGAGATAATTAAGGTT
Protein-coding regions in this window:
- a CDS encoding ABC transporter ATP-binding protein: MILELKNIDKNFGGVKAINNANLSVKKGEVFGLIGPNGAGKTTLFNIISGAYKPSAGEIIFDGKDITKLNQLQITRLGVARTFQNIRLFASMSVLENVLIGLNQSINYNIFEAFLHFARYKKEEKRAKEEAYHILDELKISHLANAKSTELSYGEQRKLEIARALALKPKLLLLDEPAAGMNGAESIELAEIICKLKQELSIVLIEHDMKFVNSLCDRVLVLDYGKSIFLGKPSDAVQDSEVIKAYLGDF
- a CDS encoding ABC transporter ATP-binding protein, with the translated sequence MLRVKNLSVHYGLIKAVDDISFHINSGEIVSIVGSNGAGKTSTLNAILNIPKRSGEINFLGYEIERHKTHTLVQKGISLVPEGRKIFANLNIEDNLKMGAFYNADNYEHLKEQMYRLFPRLKQKNNTLARNLSGGEAQMLAISRALMGEPKLLMLDEPSLGLAPKIVGEVFEIIKVLKNEGITILLVEQNAKQALKISDRAYVLEHGKIVLEGKGEELAENNEIRKKYLGI